The following are encoded together in the Parabacteroides chongii genome:
- a CDS encoding helix-turn-helix domain-containing protein: MESFQIVLPSPALAPYIRHYWLLETDSIDRSTERIIPSGTVQMVFYRGNPVSLSSSQNTSLIDSKVVLCGQFVGFSDLSYTGNIRILAVVFHTYAASAFFRMPVSDFCDQKFTADEVGDRELLELEDRILNETDDRHCICMVEQFLLQRLNPPKAYNLDRMRSAISFINRQKGEIRISELASSVFLSTKQFQRVFTGHVGICPKDFLRIVRFQHALYVLQSSPEINFSQLACECGFYDQPHLINEFKVFSGYTPKEYLAVCAPYSDYFSEEDK; encoded by the coding sequence ATGGAATCATTTCAGATTGTATTACCATCGCCGGCATTGGCTCCTTATATCAGGCATTACTGGTTGCTGGAGACGGATAGCATAGACCGGAGTACGGAACGAATTATTCCGAGTGGTACTGTTCAAATGGTTTTCTATCGGGGAAATCCCGTTTCACTTTCCTCTTCACAAAATACGTCTCTTATCGATAGTAAAGTGGTCCTGTGCGGTCAATTCGTCGGCTTTTCCGATCTGAGTTATACGGGGAATATTAGGATATTGGCTGTCGTTTTCCATACATATGCAGCGAGTGCCTTTTTCCGTATGCCGGTCAGCGATTTTTGCGATCAGAAATTTACGGCAGATGAGGTAGGTGATCGTGAATTGCTGGAATTGGAAGACCGTATCCTGAATGAAACGGATGATCGGCATTGTATCTGTATGGTGGAACAGTTCCTGCTTCAACGTCTGAATCCTCCGAAAGCTTATAATTTGGACCGGATGCGTTCCGCCATTTCTTTCATAAACCGCCAGAAAGGAGAAATTCGTATATCGGAACTGGCTTCTTCCGTCTTTTTAAGTACCAAACAGTTTCAGCGTGTCTTTACCGGACATGTAGGAATCTGCCCGAAAGATTTCCTGCGGATCGTCCGTTTTCAACATGCTTTGTATGTACTGCAATCATCACCGGAAATCAATTTCTCGCAGTTGGCCTGTGAATGCGGTTTTTATGATCAGCCTCATTTGATCAATGAGTTTAAAGTATTTTCCGGGTATACGCCGAAAGAATATTTGGCTGTTTGTGCTCCTTATTCCGATTATTTCTCGGAGGAGGATAAGTAA
- a CDS encoding DUF4907 domain-containing protein: MNTTMMTIKGRKALWSLVLLPVLILFLYFRPGEMGSRGDRQPELQTFQLEDGWGYQIVMNKKVLIYQPSIPAIDTLRSFPDEASARKIGSLVLERLRNNKDFSITIDDIKHSLSDLETNDNST; encoded by the coding sequence ATGAATACGACGATGATGACTATTAAAGGTAGAAAGGCTCTTTGGAGCCTGGTGCTGCTACCGGTACTGATTTTATTTCTTTATTTTCGTCCTGGTGAAATGGGGTCCCGGGGTGACCGGCAACCGGAGTTGCAAACGTTTCAATTGGAGGATGGCTGGGGCTATCAGATCGTGATGAATAAGAAGGTGTTGATATATCAGCCCTCCATTCCTGCAATTGATACGCTGAGGTCTTTTCCGGATGAGGCGAGTGCCCGTAAGATCGGTTCGCTGGTACTGGAAAGGCTTAGGAATAACAAGGATTTTTCAATAACAATTGATGATATTAAACATTCACTCTCTGATTTAGAAACAAACGATAATTCAACGTGA
- a CDS encoding Kelch repeat-containing protein has protein sequence MTQKRLFLFLLALLPLVMVSCGDDDDDDLIGKWYRVSDFDGLARSDASSFSIGNKGYLVCGFDGTNRLSDLWEYDMSRDSWTQKANFPGTARNSGVAMAVGSKGYFGTGYDGSNKLSDFWEYDPTSNSWTQKADFPGGARYDAVAFGISGKGYLGCGYDGNYLKDFYSFNPGTNSWQQIVSIGGTKRRGATSFVINDKAYICCGTNNGTYVDDFWMFDPSTETWSQLRDIADTSDESYDDDYNIVRTNASAFVIDGAVYLTCGESGGIRSDTWKYYPTTDLWENVAKFKGSARTVAASFSNGERGFVVTGKSSTYRFDDIWELHPYEYDDDDY, from the coding sequence ATGACACAAAAGAGACTATTTCTGTTCCTGCTGGCTCTGCTGCCTTTGGTAATGGTATCCTGTGGGGATGACGATGATGATGATTTGATAGGAAAGTGGTATCGCGTATCCGATTTCGACGGACTGGCCCGCAGCGATGCTTCCTCGTTCTCTATCGGGAATAAGGGATATTTGGTCTGTGGATTTGATGGAACAAACCGCTTGTCGGATTTATGGGAGTATGATATGAGTCGGGATAGCTGGACACAGAAAGCGAACTTCCCCGGTACGGCACGTAACTCGGGAGTTGCCATGGCGGTAGGCAGCAAAGGATATTTCGGAACCGGCTATGACGGATCGAATAAACTGAGCGATTTTTGGGAGTATGATCCTACATCCAATAGCTGGACGCAAAAGGCTGATTTCCCCGGTGGGGCACGTTATGATGCAGTGGCTTTCGGTATCAGCGGCAAGGGATATTTGGGGTGTGGTTATGATGGGAACTATCTGAAAGACTTCTATTCGTTTAATCCCGGTACCAATAGCTGGCAGCAGATCGTCAGTATCGGCGGTACGAAGCGGCGCGGGGCTACCAGTTTCGTGATAAACGATAAAGCATATATTTGTTGCGGAACGAATAACGGAACCTATGTGGACGACTTTTGGATGTTCGATCCGTCGACGGAGACATGGAGTCAGTTGCGTGACATTGCCGATACATCGGATGAAAGTTATGATGATGACTATAATATAGTACGTACGAATGCTTCTGCCTTTGTTATCGACGGGGCGGTTTATCTGACCTGCGGAGAAAGCGGAGGCATACGTTCGGACACATGGAAATATTATCCTACAACTGATTTGTGGGAAAATGTTGCCAAGTTTAAAGGATCGGCCCGTACAGTTGCGGCTTCTTTCTCAAATGGTGAAAGAGGATTTGTGGTGACGGGAAAAAGTAGCACTTACCGTTTTGATGACATTTGGGAACTTCACCCTTATGAATACGACGATGATGACTATTAA
- a CDS encoding DUF4270 family protein, which yields MRRSIFLLWICLAMAGCLFQSCYDESNKYGNGLVDSAFRNISTDTSTVTVTALLIDSLETSGKSLVMLGEYTHPVWGNISSSGYIAYNCPSYTTEIDAQVVLDSLVLSFNYGGYYVGDTLQPLRFNIHKLTEKIRLNDNGYLYNTSSFDYETEPLATSSFTPRPLSGEKVLVRLPDEMGQDFLTRFHKRDIQVSSDYFEDYFKGLVVIPEITDNRSILSFQVADSSATLVLHYHIIDEKENEQVLTFIPNTTTQFNHIDHDRSGTIMEPFPVTQKEIPSTSLGNRGVLFGGLGWYTRLEFPFINNILMQGEKVAIESALLKIYPEPGTFSGTNTLPDSIFLYIADENNVVTDAVTDYLGTAVQSGTLVKDDTYDENTYYYFDLTDFMQQELGAFGMYKHNLQLVFNEDTYTASFRNLTFNDQQGRSPIVLQLIYKIYESY from the coding sequence ATGAGAAGAAGCATTTTTCTGTTATGGATATGCCTGGCTATGGCCGGCTGCCTTTTCCAATCCTGCTATGACGAGAGTAATAAGTATGGTAACGGATTAGTCGATTCCGCATTCCGCAATATCAGTACCGACACCAGTACGGTGACCGTTACCGCCTTGCTGATCGACTCGTTGGAGACCTCCGGTAAATCACTTGTCATGCTAGGCGAGTACACTCATCCGGTCTGGGGCAACATATCTTCCTCCGGTTATATAGCTTATAACTGCCCGTCATACACAACTGAGATCGATGCCCAGGTCGTGCTCGATTCGCTTGTCCTTTCGTTTAATTACGGAGGATATTACGTAGGCGACACCTTGCAACCTCTACGATTCAATATACATAAACTGACAGAAAAAATAAGATTGAATGACAACGGGTATCTTTATAATACCTCTTCATTCGACTACGAGACCGAGCCTCTGGCTACGAGTTCTTTCACTCCCCGTCCTTTAAGCGGAGAAAAGGTACTGGTACGCCTGCCCGATGAGATGGGACAAGATTTTCTGACCCGTTTCCACAAACGGGATATCCAGGTCAGCTCCGACTATTTTGAAGATTATTTCAAAGGTCTTGTAGTCATACCGGAGATAACGGACAACCGGTCGATTCTTTCTTTCCAAGTTGCAGACAGTTCGGCGACACTCGTCCTTCATTATCATATCATCGATGAAAAAGAGAATGAACAGGTTCTGACATTCATCCCTAACACGACCACGCAGTTCAACCATATCGATCACGACCGCAGCGGAACAATCATGGAGCCTTTCCCGGTAACCCAGAAAGAAATTCCGTCTACTTCGCTTGGGAATCGTGGCGTTCTTTTTGGCGGACTGGGATGGTACACACGTTTGGAATTTCCTTTCATTAATAATATCCTGATGCAGGGGGAAAAGGTGGCTATCGAAAGTGCTTTACTGAAAATTTACCCGGAGCCGGGTACATTCTCGGGAACAAATACACTCCCCGACAGTATTTTTCTTTATATAGCCGATGAAAATAATGTGGTAACCGATGCGGTAACCGATTATCTGGGAACAGCCGTACAAAGCGGTACCCTGGTAAAAGATGATACATACGACGAAAACACCTATTACTATTTCGACCTCACCGATTTTATGCAGCAGGAACTGGGTGCTTTTGGAATGTACAAGCACAACCTGCAACTGGTATTCAACGAAGATACTTATACAGCATCGTTTCGAAACCTGACCTTCAACGACCAGCAGGGTCGTTCTCCTATTGTCTTACAGCTAATCTACAAAATATATGAAAGTTATTAA
- a CDS encoding DUF2776 domain-containing protein: MNYGISVLFRAIPLLMALFCFGYGWFVLVYGTDPSRFVAGPVVFSLGMICIALFSTAATIIRQIIHTFGEISRYALPTLGYLSALLTVIAGICIMRSPDASSFVAGHVICGVGLITACVSTTATSSTRFTMITVNAKKTDHDVPPEAFTRAQGLILIAIAGLIALVAWVWAFYLLANSDCGSEYFVAGHVMIGLACICTSLIALVATIARQIRNIFTPTEREFWPVMVLVMGSICVVWGIILILATANPANGATGYIMIGLGLVCYSISSKVILLSKIWRHEFKLSNRIPLIPIFTALTCLFLSAFLFELGSAHAYYFIPARVLAGLGGICFTLFSIVSILESGTSSK, translated from the coding sequence ATGAATTACGGCATTAGTGTTCTGTTCAGGGCGATACCATTGTTGATGGCCCTGTTTTGTTTCGGTTATGGGTGGTTCGTCCTGGTCTATGGGACAGACCCGAGCCGGTTTGTTGCAGGTCCGGTAGTATTCTCGTTGGGGATGATCTGTATCGCCCTGTTTTCGACTGCGGCAACGATCATCCGGCAGATTATCCATACGTTTGGGGAAATAAGTCGGTATGCACTTCCAACACTGGGTTATTTATCCGCCCTCCTGACCGTGATAGCAGGTATCTGCATCATGAGGTCGCCCGATGCATCATCGTTTGTTGCCGGTCATGTGATTTGCGGAGTGGGATTGATCACTGCCTGTGTCTCTACAACGGCTACTTCTTCCACCCGGTTTACGATGATTACCGTCAATGCGAAAAAGACGGACCACGATGTGCCGCCCGAAGCGTTTACCCGTGCACAGGGACTGATCCTGATCGCTATTGCCGGATTGATTGCACTGGTTGCCTGGGTATGGGCTTTTTATCTGTTGGCCAACAGCGATTGTGGGTCGGAATATTTTGTAGCGGGACATGTCATGATCGGTCTGGCTTGTATCTGTACCAGTCTGATAGCTTTGGTTGCAACGATTGCCCGGCAGATCCGGAATATATTTACTCCAACGGAGCGGGAGTTCTGGCCTGTGATGGTATTGGTCATGGGAAGTATTTGTGTGGTTTGGGGTATCATCCTGATTTTGGCCACCGCCAATCCGGCAAACGGAGCGACTGGTTATATAATGATAGGGTTGGGACTGGTCTGCTACAGTATATCCAGTAAAGTGATCTTACTGTCGAAGATATGGAGGCATGAATTTAAATTATCCAACCGTATCCCGCTGATACCTATTTTTACGGCGTTGACTTGTTTGTTCCTCTCCGCTTTTTTATTTGAACTGGGGTCGGCTCATGCTTACTATTTCATTCCGGCACGTGTATTGGCTGGCTTGGGAGGTATTTGCTTTACCTTATTCTCGATTGTCAGCATTCTGGAAAGCGGGACGTCTTCGAAGTAA
- a CDS encoding LytR/AlgR family response regulator transcription factor, producing MLKCITFDGDASTLNALMGYFEKLDKALADVHDVLHREQTEQPVFVREGSKIIRLCKEEILFLEGYGDYVKIHRTTGKPLLSQVSLKRFEENLADGLFCRVHRSYIVSLAHISYIERKRIRIGDELIPISDSYLPALMGRLALQE from the coding sequence ATGTTGAAATGTATTACTTTCGATGGGGATGCTTCTACGTTGAACGCCTTGATGGGCTATTTTGAGAAGTTGGATAAAGCATTGGCTGATGTGCATGATGTATTGCACAGGGAACAAACCGAGCAACCTGTTTTTGTTCGGGAAGGAAGTAAGATCATTCGTCTTTGCAAGGAAGAAATCCTTTTCCTGGAGGGCTATGGCGATTATGTAAAGATTCACCGTACCACAGGCAAGCCGCTCCTGTCGCAGGTAAGCCTGAAACGTTTTGAAGAAAATCTCGCGGACGGTTTGTTCTGCCGCGTGCACCGTTCGTATATCGTTTCCCTCGCCCATATCAGTTATATCGAGCGGAAACGGATACGTATCGGCGATGAACTGATACCGATCAGCGATTCCTACCTGCCGGCACTTATGGGACGGTTGGCATTGCAGGAATAG
- a CDS encoding LytR/AlgR family response regulator transcription factor, translated as MNAVIIEDETAAVSTLKAILAQNSMIPVDVIAELESIEESVAYFRMAPQPDIIFMDIHLADGSAFKIFEQVEIEAPVIFTTAYDEYALQAFQVSSIDYLLKPVTLASLERALGKLRLFSPEERLAHIRQTNDAIQSRHVIKSLLIMLSDKFYPLQVKDIQFFYTTNEKVTAYTADGKQHPVDRTLDTLTDQLDGRLFFRANRQFIISRKAIKDIDLWFGSRLSVNLTLPIPERIIISKTKTPVFKKWILMEE; from the coding sequence ATGAATGCAGTAATAATAGAAGATGAAACGGCTGCGGTAAGCACCCTGAAAGCGATATTGGCACAAAACTCCATGATCCCGGTAGATGTCATCGCAGAGTTGGAAAGTATAGAAGAAAGTGTGGCTTATTTCCGTATGGCTCCTCAGCCGGATATCATTTTTATGGATATCCATCTGGCGGACGGCTCCGCTTTTAAAATATTTGAGCAGGTAGAGATCGAAGCTCCGGTTATCTTTACAACCGCTTATGATGAGTATGCATTGCAGGCTTTCCAGGTCAGCAGCATCGATTATTTGCTGAAACCTGTTACGCTTGCTTCCCTGGAACGGGCATTGGGTAAACTCCGCCTGTTCAGTCCGGAGGAACGTCTGGCCCATATCCGGCAGACCAATGATGCGATACAAAGCCGCCATGTTATCAAGAGCCTGCTTATCATGCTTTCTGACAAGTTCTATCCTTTGCAGGTAAAAGATATTCAGTTTTTCTATACGACAAACGAAAAGGTGACGGCTTATACAGCCGATGGTAAACAGCATCCGGTAGACCGTACATTGGACACCTTGACCGACCAGCTCGACGGTCGGCTTTTCTTCCGTGCAAACCGCCAGTTTATCATCTCCCGGAAAGCAATCAAAGACATCGACTTATGGTTCGGCAGCCGTTTGTCAGTCAACCTCACCCTGCCTATTCCCGAACGCATTATTATCAGCAAGACAAAGACTCCGGTTTTCAAGAAGTGGATACTTATGGAAGAGTGA
- a CDS encoding sensor histidine kinase — MMAPPMLLHGSFFYFPLIWFFLFAFILFMVNVQMYKVGDQLLKLKEYKVVLFAGGVSFLVGLGLLTVYPFAQQEFFAQDMEIREFVIKDIPDVKKSPSDKIIPGYGRPVTKARERHEAVSISRMTAPPFFFHPQLTEHLFVLLTVLLSVLLIRLLSGKQQMMLEYEQLKTEKLQTSYNALMGQINPHFFFNSLNGLNSLIRNGEKEQTLTYLDELSNVFRYILQSNKKEMVTLAEELQFVKAYTYLLGVRYEGKLFFSIQAEPALLFLSLPILSVLPLIENAVKHNVISKQYPLQIDIYTTRENMLVVSNKVQPKVEEGHSSGIGLKNLWGRYRLLTGKDINISNRKEYFKVSLPLSNMPV, encoded by the coding sequence ATGATGGCACCGCCAATGCTGTTGCATGGTTCTTTCTTTTATTTCCCTCTGATTTGGTTTTTCTTGTTTGCCTTTATCCTTTTTATGGTCAATGTGCAAATGTATAAGGTCGGCGATCAGTTGCTGAAACTGAAAGAATATAAGGTCGTATTGTTTGCCGGTGGAGTCAGTTTTCTTGTCGGGTTGGGGCTTCTGACTGTTTATCCGTTTGCCCAGCAAGAGTTTTTTGCCCAGGACATGGAGATACGGGAATTTGTGATAAAGGATATTCCTGATGTGAAGAAATCGCCTTCCGATAAAATAATTCCGGGATATGGACGCCCTGTAACAAAGGCAAGAGAGCGGCATGAGGCTGTTTCGATTAGCCGGATGACAGCTCCTCCTTTCTTTTTCCATCCGCAACTTACGGAACACTTGTTTGTGTTATTGACCGTACTTCTGAGTGTCCTCCTGATTCGTTTGCTCAGTGGCAAGCAGCAGATGATGCTGGAATACGAACAGTTGAAAACGGAAAAGCTGCAAACTTCATACAATGCCCTGATGGGGCAGATCAATCCTCACTTCTTCTTTAACTCGCTCAATGGTCTTAACTCGCTGATACGTAATGGTGAAAAGGAACAAACACTGACTTATCTGGATGAACTGTCGAATGTATTCCGCTATATCCTGCAAAGCAATAAAAAGGAAATGGTTACACTGGCGGAAGAACTGCAGTTTGTAAAAGCCTATACATATTTGCTGGGAGTGCGTTATGAAGGCAAGCTGTTTTTTTCCATACAGGCGGAACCAGCGCTGCTGTTTTTGTCGCTGCCTATCCTGAGCGTATTGCCGTTGATTGAAAATGCAGTGAAACATAATGTGATCAGTAAGCAGTATCCGTTGCAAATCGACATTTATACTACAAGGGAGAACATGTTGGTGGTCTCCAACAAAGTTCAGCCGAAAGTAGAGGAGGGACACAGCAGCGGCATCGGCTTAAAGAATCTATGGGGCCGTTACCGTCTGTTGACCGGTAAGGATATCAATATCTCCAACCGGAAAGAGTATTTCAAAGTCTCTCTCCCTTTATCGAATATGCCGGTATGA
- the rplS gene encoding 50S ribosomal protein L19: MDLIKIAEEAFATKKEYPSFKSGDTITVAYRIKEGNKERIQQYRGVVIRISGHGDKKRFTVRKMSENVGVERIFPIESPFIESITVNKLGKVRRAKLYYLRALTGKKARIKERRF, encoded by the coding sequence ATGGATTTAATTAAGATTGCAGAAGAAGCGTTTGCTACAAAGAAGGAATATCCTTCATTCAAGAGTGGTGACACTATTACAGTAGCTTACCGTATTAAAGAAGGTAACAAAGAACGTATCCAGCAGTACAGAGGCGTAGTGATCCGTATCTCAGGACATGGTGACAAAAAACGTTTTACTGTTCGTAAGATGTCTGAAAACGTTGGTGTAGAAAGAATTTTCCCGATCGAATCACCGTTTATCGAAAGCATCACTGTAAACAAGCTGGGTAAAGTACGCCGTGCTAAATTGTATTACCTGCGTGCTCTTACAGGTAAGAAAGCAAGAATCAAAGAAAGAAGATTCTAA
- a CDS encoding glycoside hydrolase family 3 N-terminal domain-containing protein — protein MRKILTMLFCSVCLLTAKAQTIPNMYRNTDQAKMNHWVDSVFDAMTYDERIGQLFMVIAEPKSENRNMQRLMRYVNEIKIGGILFHKGNPVTQAEVTNRLQKASRVPMFVSLDGEWGLSMRLSGTTRFPKNMMLGAIEDDKLITEYGQEVARQCKEMGIQINFAPDIDVNSNTDNPVIGLRSFGENPRAVADKGIAYARGLERAGIISVAKHFPGHGDTSEDSHNTLPAVHHDRARLDSVELYPFKRYIYDGYAGIMTGHLYIPALDKTRNLPSSLSRPIVTGLLKEELGFKGLCFTDALAMKGASTSKSNNPSVKALLAGNDILLAPAAPINDFTAVKEAIDEGILNIEDIEAKCIKILQYKYITGLNNYRPIETKGLSKRLNSPHAAWLAAKLNAEAITLLKNEDNIVPVRQLDKKKIAALSIGASAGNEFQEILGRYDSVACFSISRNSTAAQVQNVYKQLEKYDVIICGVHTVRIPESQLLRGLATKKEMIYAFFTLPYFCKEYKSSILKAKAVIMGYEGTPLAQEYAAQVIFGGVPAKGKLPVTIPGLFHAGSGIFTEKTRLGYHEPEEVGANAVRLDVIESIVEEGLEQKAYPGCQVLVAKDGMVIYDKSFGYFDYSQKQNVKENSVYDLASASKAAGTLLAVMKAYDEKKFTLNNKISDYIPELKESNKKDLNIKELLYHQSGVISTINFYLDAIDKDSYKGSLYSREKNATHPVRFDAKTYVRNDFSYLPELVSTTKKPGFTTEVARNFYLHDSFKDSIMQDIKDSRLGTRGKYVYSCINFIMLKMMAENLMKQPMDQLLHNDFYSRLGAWHTTYNPLRRMDSLQIVPTENDQFVRRQLLRGYVHDEAAAFQGGVSGNAGLFSNANDLAKVLQLFLNQGTYGNEQYLSAETCRLFTQSKSPTSRRGLGFDKPAVGTHKGSPCSNLTPPSTYGHTGFTGTCFWVDPDNQLLYIFLCNRVNPSRANNKLSALDIRTRIQDAIYKAIDRKSQKD, from the coding sequence ATGAGGAAGATACTTACAATGCTGTTTTGCTCTGTGTGTTTACTGACTGCCAAAGCACAGACTATACCTAATATGTACCGTAACACCGATCAGGCAAAAATGAATCACTGGGTCGATTCTGTGTTTGACGCGATGACTTACGATGAACGGATAGGGCAACTCTTTATGGTCATAGCCGAACCTAAATCGGAGAACCGCAACATGCAACGGCTTATGCGGTATGTGAATGAGATAAAGATCGGCGGAATCCTTTTCCATAAAGGAAATCCGGTCACCCAGGCGGAAGTGACCAACCGGCTCCAGAAAGCATCGCGTGTTCCGATGTTCGTTTCACTGGATGGCGAATGGGGATTATCCATGCGGCTTAGCGGAACTACGCGCTTTCCTAAAAATATGATGCTGGGAGCCATCGAAGATGATAAGCTGATTACTGAATACGGGCAGGAAGTAGCCCGCCAATGCAAAGAGATGGGGATACAAATAAATTTCGCTCCGGACATAGATGTGAACAGCAATACAGACAATCCGGTAATCGGCCTGCGTTCTTTCGGAGAGAATCCGCGGGCTGTAGCCGACAAAGGTATTGCCTATGCCCGCGGCCTGGAGAGGGCCGGCATTATCTCTGTAGCCAAACATTTCCCGGGACATGGCGATACTTCGGAAGATTCACATAATACGTTGCCTGCCGTCCACCATGACCGGGCCCGCCTGGACAGTGTCGAACTATATCCTTTTAAACGATATATATATGACGGGTATGCCGGAATCATGACCGGACACCTTTATATCCCGGCACTGGATAAAACCCGTAACCTCCCTTCTTCCCTTTCCCGCCCAATAGTTACCGGACTATTGAAAGAGGAACTGGGCTTCAAAGGTCTGTGCTTTACGGACGCACTCGCCATGAAAGGTGCCTCCACCAGTAAATCGAACAACCCGTCGGTAAAAGCATTGCTGGCGGGAAATGATATTTTGCTGGCACCGGCTGCACCGATCAATGACTTTACAGCTGTAAAAGAAGCGATCGACGAAGGTATTCTCAATATAGAAGATATTGAAGCCAAATGCATAAAAATACTTCAATATAAATACATTACCGGACTGAACAACTATCGCCCGATCGAAACGAAAGGATTGAGTAAACGGTTGAACTCGCCCCATGCCGCCTGGCTTGCCGCCAAGCTCAATGCAGAAGCAATCACACTGCTGAAAAACGAAGACAATATAGTACCGGTCAGACAGTTGGATAAAAAGAAGATAGCTGCATTGTCGATCGGAGCATCCGCCGGAAATGAATTTCAGGAAATACTGGGGCGTTACGACAGCGTCGCCTGTTTCAGTATCAGCCGCAATTCGACTGCCGCACAAGTACAGAATGTCTACAAACAACTGGAGAAATACGACGTGATCATCTGTGGCGTACACACCGTCCGTATACCCGAAAGTCAATTGCTTCGCGGGTTAGCGACTAAAAAAGAAATGATCTATGCATTCTTTACCCTCCCCTATTTCTGTAAAGAATATAAGAGTTCTATCTTGAAAGCAAAAGCCGTAATTATGGGATACGAGGGTACACCACTGGCACAGGAATATGCAGCACAAGTCATTTTCGGAGGAGTTCCGGCAAAAGGCAAACTCCCCGTCACGATCCCCGGATTATTCCACGCAGGCTCAGGGATCTTTACGGAAAAGACACGGCTGGGCTATCATGAACCGGAGGAAGTCGGAGCCAATGCCGTCCGTCTCGACGTGATCGAATCTATCGTCGAGGAAGGGCTGGAGCAAAAAGCCTATCCAGGTTGCCAGGTATTGGTTGCCAAAGACGGAATGGTCATTTACGACAAATCATTCGGATATTTCGATTATAGCCAAAAGCAGAACGTAAAGGAAAATTCCGTTTATGATCTCGCATCTGCCTCCAAGGCTGCCGGGACATTACTGGCAGTCATGAAAGCCTATGATGAGAAGAAGTTCACCCTTAATAATAAAATATCAGATTATATCCCCGAACTAAAAGAGTCCAACAAGAAGGATCTGAACATAAAAGAGCTGCTTTACCATCAATCGGGCGTCATTTCCACAATCAACTTTTATCTGGATGCAATAGATAAAGACAGTTACAAAGGCAGCCTTTACAGCCGTGAAAAGAATGCCACACATCCGGTACGCTTCGATGCCAAGACCTATGTCCGCAACGATTTCAGCTATCTGCCGGAACTGGTCTCCACTACAAAGAAGCCTGGATTTACTACAGAAGTGGCACGCAACTTCTACCTGCATGACTCTTTTAAAGACAGTATCATGCAGGACATAAAAGACTCCCGCCTCGGTACACGCGGAAAGTATGTATATAGCTGTATCAACTTTATCATGCTGAAGATGATGGCAGAGAATCTCATGAAGCAACCGATGGACCAACTCCTCCATAACGATTTCTACAGCCGCCTCGGAGCGTGGCATACCACCTATAATCCGCTCAGGAGAATGGACAGCCTGCAAATCGTCCCGACCGAGAACGACCAGTTCGTACGCCGCCAGCTATTACGCGGTTACGTACATGACGAAGCCGCAGCCTTTCAGGGGGGTGTATCGGGCAATGCCGGTCTCTTCTCGAACGCCAACGACCTGGCGAAAGTCTTACAGCTTTTCCTCAATCAGGGGACATACGGCAACGAACAATATTTATCAGCAGAAACCTGCCGCCTTTTCACACAGAGCAAAAGCCCGACAAGCCGTCGCGGACTGGGTTTCGATAAACCGGCTGTCGGCACTCATAAAGGTTCACCCTGCAGTAACCTCACGCCCCCTTCAACGTATGGTCATACGGGATTTACCGGAACTTGCTTCTGGGTAGACCCGGATAATCAGCTACTTTATATATTCCTCTGTAACAGAGTAAATCCTTCACGAGCCAACAACAAGCTCAGTGCCCTGGATATACGTACGCGCATACAGGACGCAATCTATAAGGCGATTGATAGGAAAAGCCAAAAAGATTAG